In one window of Chryseobacterium sp. JV274 DNA:
- a CDS encoding rhodanese-like domain-containing protein, with protein sequence MSLIEVIQSGNYELIDVREPMELEMDGNIDGAKNIPLGEVEDRQDEILSIEKPVILFCRSGNRSGKALDYLNNQGLKDGYNGGGWAELKAVLESNQGTF encoded by the coding sequence ATGTCTTTAATAGAAGTAATACAATCCGGAAACTATGAATTAATTGACGTTCGTGAGCCAATGGAGCTTGAAATGGACGGCAATATAGATGGTGCTAAGAATATTCCTTTAGGTGAAGTAGAAGATAGACAGGATGAGATTCTATCTATTGAAAAGCCGGTGATCTTATTCTGCAGAAGCGGAAACAGAAGCGGAAAGGCATTGGATTATCTTAACAATCAAGGATTAAAGGACGGTTATAACGGCGGAGGCTGGGCCGAGCTGAAGGCTGTTCTGGAATCAAATCAGGGAACTTTTTAA